The following proteins are encoded in a genomic region of Paenibacillus sp. FSL H3-0469:
- a CDS encoding tyrosine-type recombinase/integrase: MSQTEFSRTALSLVYPEEGCLSDDQIVQMFMATCCTNVNTGRNYKRAIADFRRFIAGTSLREVSWREIEAYKIFLTQGGYSSQRQLAPASIAAFLAPLKSFYKWGSDQHIGFFAVNPTSSVRIPKITVTSRKNFLTKREVGELLNVLEKQGLRNYLIGLTLVVLGLRVSELTAMKWGDFHNDLLETSVWLTVENGKGGKPREIKVPPTLWQLYSKLSDTLPRKEEVTPEQRMFPLSSRQVERIIKNAGAASTIEKKLTPHWLRHTNATLALLQGASLQQVQESLGHSHINTTQRYLHTVQQIQKAAPDFVEDSLRTFIQ, from the coding sequence ATGAGCCAGACCGAATTTAGCCGTACGGCGCTCAGCTTGGTGTACCCGGAAGAGGGCTGCCTAAGTGATGATCAGATTGTTCAGATGTTTATGGCTACCTGCTGTACGAATGTTAATACCGGTCGAAATTATAAGCGGGCGATTGCCGATTTCCGCAGATTTATTGCTGGTACCTCTTTGCGGGAAGTGAGCTGGAGGGAGATTGAGGCGTATAAAATTTTCCTGACGCAGGGGGGCTACAGCTCTCAGAGGCAGCTGGCACCGGCAAGCATAGCGGCATTCCTTGCGCCGTTGAAGTCTTTTTATAAATGGGGGAGTGACCAGCATATCGGTTTTTTTGCAGTGAATCCGACCTCTTCGGTGCGCATCCCCAAAATAACCGTGACCAGCCGCAAAAACTTCCTGACCAAACGGGAGGTGGGAGAATTACTGAATGTACTGGAGAAGCAAGGACTGCGCAATTATCTGATCGGGCTGACGCTGGTGGTACTGGGTCTGCGGGTATCGGAGCTGACGGCGATGAAGTGGGGGGACTTCCATAATGATCTGCTGGAGACCTCAGTCTGGCTGACCGTGGAGAACGGCAAAGGGGGCAAGCCCAGAGAAATCAAGGTTCCGCCGACTCTCTGGCAGCTGTACTCCAAGTTGTCTGATACCCTGCCAAGGAAGGAAGAGGTCACCCCGGAGCAGAGGATGTTTCCGTTATCTTCACGGCAGGTGGAACGGATTATTAAGAACGCCGGAGCAGCCAGCACGATTGAGAAAAAGCTGACGCCGCACTGGCTGCGGCATACGAATGCCACACTGGCCTTGCTCCAGGGAGCATCGCTTCAGCAGGTTCAGGAATCGCTGGGTCATTCCCACATCAATACCACCCAGCGGTATCTCCATACTGTTCAGCAGATTCAAAAGGCTGCCCCGGATTTTGTAGAGGACAGCCTGCGGACGTTCATTCAATAA
- a CDS encoding ABC transporter ATP-binding protein yields MGQQAIELRDVCKKRRNKTIGPMNLRLPQGYITALVGQNGAGKSTLLNMLLQLILPDEGEIRWYEETYRGVLPMELRQTIAYVPEMPQPEENFWTPVEAAAFRSHWYPSWDQSYFGELMQRFEVPQNARLGKMSKGERRKFELAAALAAKPRLLLLDEPSSGLDPFAWKTMIDTLQNYMEEHEATIVISTHIVDEVRRLADYIVLMHQGQLLGMAEKDSLFGSWSEIWVQIEGEQELQELAAELPQALELKLETPGIASFLTQQIYLYEKRIHDLGVKVLKSRSLELDEILSLWTRGHRPVLIDQKRGE; encoded by the coding sequence ATGGGCCAGCAAGCTATAGAACTGCGGGATGTTTGCAAGAAGCGGCGGAACAAAACCATCGGGCCGATGAATCTCAGGCTGCCGCAAGGATATATTACAGCGCTGGTGGGCCAGAACGGCGCGGGTAAAAGCACGCTGCTGAATATGCTGCTGCAGCTGATTTTGCCGGATGAAGGGGAGATCCGCTGGTATGAAGAGACTTACCGCGGCGTGCTGCCGATGGAGCTCCGGCAGACCATCGCCTATGTGCCGGAGATGCCCCAGCCTGAGGAGAACTTCTGGACGCCTGTTGAGGCGGCTGCCTTCCGCAGCCACTGGTATCCTTCCTGGGACCAGAGCTACTTCGGGGAGCTAATGCAGAGGTTTGAAGTGCCGCAGAATGCCAGACTGGGTAAAATGTCTAAGGGAGAGCGGCGCAAGTTCGAGCTTGCCGCCGCCCTCGCGGCGAAGCCCCGGCTGCTGCTGCTGGATGAGCCGTCTTCGGGCCTGGACCCTTTTGCCTGGAAGACTATGATTGATACGCTGCAGAACTATATGGAGGAGCACGAGGCGACGATTGTCATCTCGACCCATATTGTGGATGAGGTGCGGCGGCTGGCCGATTACATCGTGCTGATGCACCAGGGGCAGCTGCTGGGAATGGCCGAGAAGGACAGCCTGTTTGGTTCATGGAGTGAAATATGGGTTCAAATTGAGGGAGAGCAAGAGCTGCAGGAACTGGCGGCCGAGCTGCCGCAGGCGTTGGAGCTGAAGCTGGAAACGCCGGGTATAGCTTCATTTTTAACCCAGCAAATTTATCTGTATGAGAAACGCATTCACGATTTGGGCGTAAAGGTACTCAAGAGCCGCAGCCTGGAGCTGGATGAAATTCTAAGCTTATGGACCCGGGGACATCGTCCGGTTCTGATCGACCAGAAGAGAGGGGAATAA
- a CDS encoding GntR family transcriptional regulator gives MWIPIQINENSAEPLYHQIETQLRSLIISGTITEGTLLPSIREFAGDLKCSVITVRRVYQDLENEGLLRTRQGTGTFVSHIGTGAMEDYKQVTVRKALESAVEAGLSVHCSEEELTRLFTEIVKSKYGKQAERGGS, from the coding sequence ATGTGGATACCTATACAAATTAATGAGAACAGCGCAGAGCCGTTGTATCATCAGATCGAAACGCAGCTCAGATCGCTGATTATCTCGGGCACGATTACAGAAGGGACGCTGCTTCCTTCCATCCGCGAATTCGCGGGTGACCTGAAGTGCAGCGTTATTACAGTCCGCCGCGTCTATCAGGATCTCGAGAACGAAGGCTTGCTGCGGACCCGGCAGGGGACGGGTACCTTCGTATCCCATATCGGGACCGGTGCCATGGAGGACTATAAGCAGGTGACCGTCCGCAAGGCGCTGGAGAGCGCCGTGGAGGCAGGGCTGTCCGTGCATTGCAGTGAAGAGGAGCTGACCAGGCTGTTCACAGAGATTGTGAAGAGCAAATACGGGAAGCAGGCAGAAAGAGGGGGAAGCTGA
- a CDS encoding chemotaxis protein CheW: METVLQKQYVEFGIDHEHYAIPISDVHEIIRMQEITEIPGRRHYVKGIINLRGKIVPVLSLRVLLQMEEVAHTKHTRILVVHHQEESLGVIVDNVNKVTTFSDIQPAQGSISGISSSFFNGVGFSSSELVGILRLDEILLRD; encoded by the coding sequence ATGGAGACTGTTTTGCAGAAACAATATGTTGAATTCGGGATAGATCACGAGCATTATGCGATCCCGATCTCAGATGTCCATGAAATTATAAGAATGCAGGAAATAACGGAGATCCCCGGCAGACGTCACTATGTTAAGGGCATTATCAATCTCAGGGGTAAAATCGTGCCGGTGCTTAGCCTTAGAGTGCTGCTCCAGATGGAGGAAGTGGCCCATACCAAGCATACACGCATTCTGGTGGTTCATCACCAGGAGGAGTCTCTCGGCGTCATTGTCGACAACGTGAATAAAGTGACAACCTTCAGCGATATTCAGCCTGCACAGGGCAGCATCTCCGGAATCAGCAGCTCCTTCTTCAACGGAGTAGGCTTCTCTTCTTCCGAGCTGGTCGGCATTCTGCGGCTGGATGAGATCCTGCTGCGCGACTAA
- a CDS encoding ATP-binding cassette domain-containing protein: protein MEALQLKQVVKQYGEKTAVNGISLKVEQGEIYGLLGANGAGKTTTMRMVLGLIYPDEGSILYNGKPYSKELQHLMGYLPEERGLYPKVKVSDQIIYLAQLRGMSASEADKSLKYWLERFDVPEYYNKKIEELSKGNQQKMGFVAAVVHKPKILILDEAFSGLDPVNVELLKDTVREMRDLGTSILFSTHRMEHVEELCRNITILDRSNTVVQGDIREIKKGYPREEVVLRTAGEVNGLAGIAGVTGVQRQERGYVLSISDLGAAQRILQLAVAQGEVEHFEIKEPTLNQIFIRAVGESNE from the coding sequence ATGGAAGCATTGCAGTTGAAGCAGGTAGTGAAGCAGTACGGTGAGAAGACAGCCGTCAACGGAATCAGTCTAAAGGTGGAGCAAGGCGAGATTTACGGTCTGCTGGGCGCCAATGGTGCCGGCAAAACAACAACTATGCGCATGGTGCTCGGCCTGATCTATCCCGACGAAGGAAGCATCCTCTATAACGGCAAGCCGTATAGTAAGGAGCTCCAGCATCTGATGGGCTATCTGCCGGAAGAACGGGGATTGTACCCGAAGGTCAAGGTAAGCGATCAGATTATCTATCTGGCTCAGCTGCGCGGGATGTCCGCCAGTGAAGCGGATAAGAGCTTGAAGTACTGGCTGGAACGCTTTGATGTACCTGAATATTACAATAAGAAGATTGAAGAGCTGTCCAAGGGTAATCAGCAAAAGATGGGCTTCGTCGCCGCTGTGGTCCATAAGCCGAAGATTCTGATCCTGGATGAAGCCTTCAGCGGCCTCGATCCGGTCAATGTGGAGCTGCTTAAGGATACTGTTCGAGAGATGCGGGATCTGGGAACGAGCATTCTGTTCTCCACGCACCGCATGGAGCATGTTGAAGAATTATGCCGCAATATCACGATTCTTGACCGTTCGAACACCGTAGTTCAAGGAGATATCCGTGAGATCAAGAAGGGGTATCCGCGGGAAGAGGTTGTACTGCGCACCGCCGGGGAAGTTAACGGACTTGCCGGGATTGCCGGAGTTACCGGAGTGCAGCGGCAGGAGCGCGGGTATGTGTTATCCATCAGTGACCTGGGAGCGGCGCAGCGGATTCTGCAGCTGGCTGTGGCTCAGGGCGAGGTCGAGCACTTCGAGATTAAGGAACCGACGCTAAACCAAATCTTTATCAGAGCGGTGGGTGAATCCAATGAATAA